In Besnoitia besnoiti strain Bb-Ger1 chromosome I, whole genome shotgun sequence, the genomic window TCATCTCCCTGTGTCCGGCGAGAGTCAAAAGGCGAGTTTTTAGTACTTTCCGCACAGTGTAGCCTGTTGATGAGGCTTGAACAGAGGGCGAAATCCATCAAGCCTCTCTTGCCGCTTTCAAGTGTTCATAGATCGCTCTGTCATGCGCACAGTCCGTTGCCCGTTATCAgtgctgtctctgctgaCTCGAGCAAGGCGCTTCCACCCGCCGCCTTAGATTTCGAGACAATTCGCTTTCGCCTACCAGGGCCGTGCACCTGCACACTTGAGGTGCTTGGCGCTTGTGGAAAGCTTCCCTGACCGTGACAAATGCCCGTTGTCAGTCTCAATGCTTCACTCGGCTGTCGCAGCAAAAGGTCGCTGGCGCATCTCAGAGcatctcctcctctccgcgggaAGACCCTGTTAAGGAACTCGAGCGTCGTCTGCACCAggaacagcagcagcgcctttTCGTCCAGAGGCGCCTTCAACAGGCTGGTAAAACAACATTCACAACAGGAAAGAAGGAAGTTCGCTCCCTTATCCCAGCCGGGGCGCCGAAATCTCTGGGTCCCTCGGTTTCACCATTCGAACGTTACGAAAGCAGATGCTTAGCGCTGCCGAAACAAGTCCTCAAGCCCATGTATGGCGTCAGGTCAGTTTTGGCTGAGCCAGGGCACAGTCCAACATGAAGCCCTACGCAGCCGTCGCCAGAACTCGACTTTTTGTTGGCGTGCTCTGCTGAATCACTGATCCAAGGAGACGGCGTTTTACTGGACACAAAGACGCCATGAACTGCTGTCGTGGGCAGACGCTATTTCCGTTCGCGTCGCTTGCCCTCCCACGCGGCCTGTTTGCAGTCGtaagaggctgcgcgcggccttACCGACGCCTTTTCACTCCGTTTTCTGGTTTCGTCTCTTTTTTTgcgacagaagaggaagccgccAAGCACACGCAAGAGATCGTCGACCTGCGAAACCAAtgccggctgctgcgcacggCTCAAGGCCTTTCTCcgccgacgtcgccgccgcacggcggctcccccccgccgccggagggggCAGACATATGGTTTGCTGGTAGCCGCTCTAGAGAATCTTCGGTTCCGGTTGCGGACCTGCGCACTGCAGTGCGACGGCTTGTGCACGCTCTACGTTTTtctgagggcgacgaggaactCCCCACGACGGGGCTGTCTCGAgcgcagaagcggcgctCCGGGACTTGGAGAGGGCCGTCGTTTGCCACAGATGTGGACAGCGCGAGTCTCTCTTCACTCCCAGGGCCAGTCGAGATCTACGGTGTCTCTGAAGCGGGCAGTATGCCTCccgacgcagacacgcgcaaCTGCGGGCGCGTTGTCAACGGAGTAAGCcgaagcgacggcgccggcggagacccAGAAGCACAGGAGGCTCTCATGCAGCTGGACGCGGCCTGCTGCCACGTCGAGCAGGCCAGCGGACGAGCGGAGTGGCTCCTGACTGAGTGGAAGACCCTCAGGGGTACGAATGTGCAGGGCTAGGCAATCTCCAGTCAGGCGTGTCTCTACTTCCAGGAGAGCAGTGCAAACAGAGTTCacgccccgcggcgcgccaaAAATGCTTCTAAAGGCGATACAAAGACAAAcgtgcgcgtgcatgcatagCACATGATGCTGACATGTTGAAACAGACCCCCCGCGGATCTCTCATATACCGCTTGAGCCACGACCCTGTGAAATTTCCATCCACCATCGCTACAGCGCAGGACTTTTCATTCTCTGCAGTTCCTCCCTGCAGAAGTGGTGCGTGCCGAATTCGATGTGTCCTGTGCTCGTTGCCGCAGCATCTCCATCCTTCCGCACAGCTGTATCGGCGCGGTTGGCTATGTGTCTCCCCCCAGATCAGCTGGCGTggctcgagggcgaggcagaaattccgtcttcgcgcgcctcaacGCCTTCTGAGAgtccgtctcctcttctcgaGTGGATGGCGGTGTCTGCTCGTATCGTTCAGTGCCTTCACTGTCTCTCAACCGACAACAGCGAATCGCCGGCGTCATCTACGCCCgttctcgctggcggcggaggtcgCGTTATGCACCGAGAAAACGGGCACAGACGTCTTTTGGCTCGTCGACAGAGTTCCCTACGAAGCTTGGAGGATCCGGTTgaatctgcatgcgcagatgAGCAGCTGGTGCACCGGTTCGCAGGTATGTGTGCAGAGGGTTGGAGGCCAGGGTCTAAAATGTGTATGCGGGTACTGTTTCGGCAGGAACCGCCACGCAGTTCCCAGCTGGCTGTCTTGTTTTGTGCCTCAGAGAGTGAAACTGACTGCGGACCTGCGGCCCAGTGCGACGGGGCGTCTGAGAAGCAGCTCCAGGAGGCTGTGCGTCTTCGTCAGCTTTTGCAGCACCGCATCTCGCTGCAAGAGCGACGCATCCACGAGCTGGAAGACGAACTACGAAGCGTCAAAGAGGCATTTGAACACCAGGTGGATCAAACAACAGAGGCTGTCAAGAAGGTATACAACGGAAATGCACCTTTTCTCGGCATGAAATTTCCGTGGCTCCCTGGTTTCGGCCGTTTTTTGGCGTCGGACGATGCAGTTGCTGCTGAGCGCTCTCGAGCACTGCCTCTTGGTCGGAGCACCGTGCATGttgccgcagcgcggcgaagacagtACGGGCAACTGCGATGCCGGTTTTGTTTGCGGGTCTTGGAGCCACTAAAGTGAATTGCTGTTCCCACTGTGTTATCTGGTGCACTCAACCATGCAGGCAGAAGACCAAGAGGCAGCACGCCAAGCGCAGATCCAGCAACAGACGAACGAAGCTCTTAACTCCATACGGTGAGAAGTGACCTCCAGTCTGGACGCACAGCTGCGGGGTTTTTCGTAACGCGGCCGCAAGAGTGGTCGCTGGACACCGTTTATTCTTTATTGTGAATTTCTGCTTGAGTCTTTGTAAAAAGGCAGCAGTACGATTCACTACTCCACCAGTATGAGCGGCTTCAGGCCGCCAGtcggaaggcggcgcagaacgacgaagcagagagagcaaaCGACCCTATCGCGGCCCGAGCACAGCAGCTCGAATGCGAAAACCAGGACCTGCTCCTCCAGGTCAAGTCCTGGCAGGTACGCGCAATTTTGTAGCTGAATACGGTTCAGCTCTGCTTCGAAAGCTTGCAAAACGGTCGTTGGCCTTTTTTAACAGCAGGTCGTCTCGCACGAGCGGGGAGGTAACGGGCAAGATTTCCAATTTAGAGCCGTCTTTCGATTCTTCCTGTTTTCAGCGGGCGCATGCCGACGTGTCGCAGTCCTTGCAAGCGGCATCGGCTGAACTCTCAGAGCACAGATCTTATGCCTTGGTAAGGTAACATGCTCCATGTCGTTGACGCCGCCTGAGTCTCGATTTGAATGAGTCGGAGCGTAGAACGTCTTTGCTTGAGATTGACGAGAGCTATTGAAATGGCTTTTATATTATTCCTGTGCATCGGGATATCCACGTCGAGAATGGCTACGGGTAATGGCGTGCGCCGAGAGAGTGAGTTTTGATGCTTGCCTTCCTGCGTCCGTGCCCTTCAGAAGGTTGATGCTCTAGAGAAAGAGCTGGCCTTATCTAAAAAGGAACTTGTTCGAATGAACAACCTTCAGAACGTTCAAAATCAGTCAGGTAGGTACCGCTTGCGAACCGAAGTGGTAGCGTTTGATACCGACTACACTTGTGCAGCCTGAGCTACCGCACGGATGGGGCCAACAGACTCGCTCCACACGCTGAAGCATAGCTGCATCTGATGTCGGACCTTTTGTGGTGCGCCGCTATGTGTTGCAGAAATGGAGCTAATTCAGTCCCACGCGGAGCGTGATGCCATGGAGGCGGAGTTGAACGAGCTACGACGAACCGTCGAAAGCTTAAGCAATGCAGTCGAACGTATTCAGGTAAATCGCAGATT contains:
- a CDS encoding hypothetical protein (encoded by transcript BESB_003770), producing MKNAWSALRGAVQEFNAVLLSEDEEEEEEEEELLGEDIFADRQQKVAGASQSISSSPREDPVKELERRLHQEQQQRLFVQRRLQQAEEEAAKHTQEIVDLRNQCRLLRTAQGLSPPTSPPHGGSPPPPEGADIWFAGSRSRESSVPVADLRTAVRRLVHALRFSEGDEELPTTGLSRAQKRRSGTWRGPSFATDVDSASLSSLPGPVEIYGVSEAGSMPPDADTRNCGRVVNGVSRSDGAGGDPEAQEALMQLDAACCHVEQASGRAEWLLTEWKTLRASPSFRTAVSARLAMCLPPDQLAWLEGEAEIPSSRASTPSESPSPLLEWMAVSARIVQCLHCLSTDNSESPASSTPVLAGGGGRVMHRENGHRRLLARRQSSLRSLEDPVESACADEQLVHRFAESETDCGPAAQCDGASEKQLQEAVRLRQLLQHRISLQERRIHELEDELRSVKEAFEHQVDQTTEAVKKAEDQEAARQAQIQQQTNEALNSIRQQYDSLLHQYERLQAASRKAAQNDEAERANDPIAARAQQLECENQDLLLQVKSWQRAHADVSQSLQAASAELSEHRSYALKVDALEKELALSKKELVRMNNLQNVQNQSEMELIQSHAERDAMEAELNELRRTVESLSNAVERIQEENEAVIQTLKEEKEQAEADARQLRRKVAENAGAVIDLSGSLEELAEATAKVAVLTTSLDALQGENSALKQEIERILERQQKEQDEREYYVDRRIISEMISKHQALRGQIRRRDEVFLLICDVLQLSEEDREKIGIRTRKGPHESQDADKRLSERFIDFLNEETK